GATTGGTGCATTACAGATGACACCTTCTGATTTGAATTTAATGACTTCAGCACTTGTTACTATTGCACTTGTATTTCCCGGAATTAGAAAGAAAATAGGTTTAAAAATATGATAAATCTTGAAAATATCGTTAAAATTTTTCATAAAAATACAATTAATGAAAATAAAGCTATAAAGGGTATTAATCTTAATATTCAAAAAGGCGATTTTATAACTGTAATAGGAAGTAACGGTGCAGGAAAATCAACTCTGCTAAATATTATTGCAGGTAATTTAATCCCTGATGAAGGCAAAATTTTTATTAATAACAAAGACGTAACAAAAATTCCTGACTACAAACGTGCAGCTTTTATAGGTCAGGTTTTTCAAGACCCCCTTTCAGGCACAGCGGGTAATCTTACTATCGAAGAAAATCTTGCAATTGCTCAAAAAAGGGGAAAAAAGAGATGGTTTGGCAGAGGGGTAAAAAATAGTGACAGGAAAGAGTTTAAAAAATCTCTTCAAGTTTTGGGATTGGGACTTGAAAATAGATTAAAAGATAAGGTAGGTCTATTATCCGGTGGGCAAAGACAATCTTTGACACTACTCATGGCAACTCTTGTAAAACCTGAAATATTGCTTTTAGATGAACACACAGCGGCTCTTGACCCTAAGACTGCTGCTAAAATCATTGAATTAACGGAATATTTTGTCGACGAATATAATCTTACCGCACTTATGGTCACCCACAATATGAAACAAGCCTTAAGCCTTGGCAATAGAACAATTATGATGCATGAAGGGGAAATAATACTTGATATCAAATCTCCAGAAAGGGATAAGCTCACAGTCAAAGACTTACTTGAAATGTTCTCAAAAGTAAGGGGCGAAGAAATCGTCGATGACAAGATGTTACTAAATTAATTCGGTTAGTATAAAATCTCTTTATAAAAAAATCGGGACAATAACCGGGACAAGTGCACTTAAAATAAATCCGTGAGCAAACGCAACAATTGCAGCGCTCTCACCTGCGTATTTTTCGATTATAGGGAGTGTCGTATCCATTGTTGTGGCACCGCCAGGGACAATTGAAACGTATGGACCCACCCTTTTTGCGATAATAGGTATCAAGAGAATACTTAAAAGCTCACGAAAAACATTTGCTAAAAACGCAATGCTACCAAGGTCTGCACTCTTCATTTTTGTAATTATTACTGCCGATAATGAATACCATCCAAAACCGGCTGATACAGCCAAACTGTCATTTGCACTTAAATTTATAAATAACGAAGCGATAAGCCCACCGATTAATGTCCCTATTACTGTCCCAAAAGGGACGAGGAAAGCAAATTTATCTTTAGTTATTAGTCTAATAACAGCATCTTTATCCCTGCCAATATCATAGCCTACAATAAGGAGCAAGAGATACAAAGAATACTCGGTAATGCTACCAGATTGCTCTACTAAATTATCAGGCAACACTCCAAACTGTGCTGTAAAAATACCAAGTAAAGTAAAAATAACCATTAAAAAAATCATTATTTTGAATGTCTCCTAAAAGCTCTAACCATTATAAAAACAACAATTATACTAAACAAAATACTAAATGATGAAATAACTAAAGCATTAAGCCCAAAATTTGCAATTTTTGATTTAAGGTCAGGGTCTTTCCCAATCCCAACACCCATAAAAAAAAGCAGGCATAGGACACTTATCGACATTAAAATATTTTTTATTTTTTTGACTCCATTAATCTCAGGAGCAAAAATACCAAAAAGTATACCGATACTCAAAAAAATTAGATACTTAACCATATTTTCACCGAGAGGTATATTAATTAACAATGAAATAAAAAACAAGGGATAAAATTATTGTATCTATTATTTTCAGCAGCCCTTTTACCTCGTATGGTATGCTTAAAATTTAATTCGAATATTAACATCTACACATCTATTTTTAAGCATCTTCATTTCAAAATTCGAGATTTTTAGGTGTCCTTGGGAAAGGTATTACGTCCCTAATATTAGAAACACCCGTAACAAACATTAAAAAGCGCTCAAATCCTAAACCAAAGCCTGAGTGAGGCACAGTGCCATATTTCCTTAACTCCAAATACCACCAATAATCTTCTTCATTCATACCTAAATCATTAATAGCCTTTTTCAGCAAATCAAGCCTATCTTCACGCTGTGAGCCTCCAATCAATTCTCCAACACCCGGCACAAGTAAATCCATCGCAGCTACAGTTTTTTTGTCATCATTTTGATACATATAAAAAGGCTTAATAGTCTTAGGATAGTTAATCACAAATACTGGCTTTTTAAAATACTCTTCCGTTAAATATCTCTCATGCTCTGTTTGCAAATCCTTACCATATCCAACTTCAAACTCAAATTTTTTACCTGATTTTTCAAGTATTTTTATGGCATCTCTATATTCAAGCCTTTCAAATGAAGAATCTAACACGTTATTAAGCTTGCCTTCTAATCCCTTATCAACAAAGTTAAAAAATAGCTCCAAATCTTCTCGGCTGTATTTTAGTAAATAAGAAATAAGGTATTTGACAAAATCTTCAGCCAATTCCATATTTTCCTTTAAAGTTGCAAAAGCCACTTCCGGCTCAATCATCCAAAATTCAGAAGCATGTTTTGGAGTATTAGAGTTTTCAGCTCTAAAAGTAGGCCCAAATGTATATACTTTTCCAAGTGAACAGGCAAAATTTTCAACATTTAGCTGACCTGACACTGTCAAATAGGCAGCTTTACCAAAGAAATCATCCTTTAAACCTTCAGGAGTTATTTTTTCCCCCTCTTTCAACGTCGTTACTCTAAACATCTCTCCGGCACCTTCACAATCTGAGCCGGTTATAATCGGTGTATGAATATAGTAAAAGCCCCTTTCTCTAAAAAAATTATGAACTGCAAAAGATGCTTCTGAGCGTATCCTGAATATTGCACCATATTTGTTAGTCCTTGGTCTTAAGTGCGCAATTTGCCTTAAAAATTCATCGGAATGACGCTTTTTTTGAAGAGGGTATACTTCAGGATCAGCTTCTCCGATAAGTACAATTTTGTTTGCCTTAACCTCCCACTTTTGCCCTTTCCCGAGAGATTCAATTAAATCTCCATATATATTAACAGATGCACCTGTATTAATATTTTTGATATTTTCATAACCTTCTATCCCCTCATCTGCTACAACCTGTAAATTTTTTATACAAGAACCATCATTTATTTCAAGAAAACAAAAATGTTTATTATCCCTTTTAGTCCTAACCCAACCTTTAACCACAATTGAATTTATACTTGATTCAGAGTTTAAAAACTCTTTAACAGATTTATAAACCATAAACACACTCTCCAAAAAAATTTTCAACTATATAATGCTACTTTTTTTATAAATCAACAGCATATACTAAAATAATCAATAATGATCGACTTTATATTAAATCAGTTACATCACCCTGTTTATAAAAAACTATGCCTATACACAACAGTTTTTTCTTGACAAATCAGTGTAATTTAAATATAAGTCCTTTCACTTGAAAATAAGTTGTTGCCTGGGTGGTGGAACTGGTAGACACGCAGGACTAAGGATCCTGTGGGAGTAATATCCTGTGGGGGTTCGAGTCCCCCCTCAGGCATTTTTATTTTAGCTTTTTAACAATTTTCCGATATTAACTCAAATAGCTAAATTTTATAGACAAAGCTCCCAAACCGCAAAAATATTTATTCCTTTAAAATAAATTACAAAGGCTGATACAAATTTTATACCGGCCATTGAGATAATTATCTAAAATAACTTATCAAGAATCACTTACTTTCAGCTTCTACCTGCGCAACTGTCCCTACAACCGCGACAACCTTTTTATTTTCTTTAATAGCTTTACATTTAATTTTTATTGTCAATTTCTCATCTTTTGGCGTGTTGTAATTAAAAATCAATTCAAAAGGTGTGCCCTTTTTAACAGCCTTGTCCCAAGATGTTTTAAATAAATCAGGTTTATCTACATTCTCTATAACTTTATTCATATATTTTGAAGCATCTTCCCTAAAATTAGCTGTCTTAAAACCAAATACATTGTAAGTCCCTTTTGTCCAATATATACGGTTTTCTAAAACATCAAAATACCAACCGGAAATTTTATAATTATCACTGATTGAAGAAAGTATATGGTATTTTGCTTTAAGAAAATGTTTTTCTTCTTTTATATCAGTAATGTCTTCAAATTTTATTATAACTCCATGTTTTACTTCGTATAACCCTAATTCCATAAAAGAAGAGGTTATTTTATAATATTTCCCACCTTCAGTTTTTACTTCAATTTCAATATCTTCCTGATTTTTAATAATATTTCTAAAAATCTCATAAATATCCAAATCAACAATATTATGATTTATATGCTCTATACTTCTGCCAATATCTGAATCGATTATTTTAAAAATATCTTTTATCTTTGGTGAATATCTTTTTATCGTTAATTGATTATCTAAAATTAGCAAACCTGTTTCTGAATGCTTTAAAAGATTTTCAAGATAGGTTTGAATTTCTGCCTTTTCTAAAATTTTTTCTTGTAACTCTGCATTTACAGTATAAAGCTCTTCATTTGTGCTTTGCAATTCTTCGTTAGTAGACTGAAGCTCTTCATTACTTGCCAAAAGTTCTTCATTTGCAGCTTGTAGCTCTTCATTTGCAGTTTCAAGCTCTTCTATCGTAGCCTGAAGATTTTCCTTTGTAATTTGCAATTCTTGCTCAAGCTCTTTGTAAAAAGTTTCTTTTTCTAAACTCAAATCAATCTCTTTCGCATTTATTACTTTCTTTTCTTCACCCTCTACTATTACCATAATCACATAAGGTATTTTTTTAGGGGATTCCATGTAAATAAAATCTATCGATATATTTATTTTACTATTATCGTGAGTAAATATTGTATTAACCCTGTAGTTTTTCTTTGTATTAAGAACCTTTCTTATTGCACTTATTACATGCACCGAAAATTGATTATTTAAAATATTAGATAAATTAAGACTTGGACTTCCTGACGGGAATTTAAAGTATGGTATTGCATCACCTTCTATATATATCAAATCAAAATTTTCGTTTACTATGGCAAGTAATTTAAAATAATTTTCTACAATACTTTTAACTGAATACCCGGGCAACCTTTCAATTTCTCTACTATAATCTATATTATTGTAAAGCTGCATTTCAGATACTTCTCTATTTTTGGATGGCTTATCTTTTAATCTATCACTTGTTAAAATTTTAGTACGGCCAATAGTTTCATATATCTTAACCTTAGCATTAATAGGTCTAAATCTTTTATCATCACCTACATTTTCACTTGTGCCTAATACTAAGATGCCACTTTCCTTTAAAGAAAAATGAAAAATATCAAACACTTTACGTTGTGCATCAGGTTTTAGGTATATTAAAAGGTTTCTACAGCTTATCATATGAAGATTAGTAAAAGGCGGGTCATTTAACAGGTTATGCTCGGCAAATACAATAGATTCCCTTATTTTTTTTGATATCAAATACTGATTACCTTGCTTAATAAAATATTTGCCTAAGTAATAATTAGGGATATTAGAAACAATACTTTCAGGGAAAAGCCCCTTTGATGCAGTCTGAAGAGCCGACTTATCAATGCCAGTAGCAAATACCTTTATATTTTTTGCCAAGCTATTTTTCTCTAAGTAATCATTTATTAACAAGCAAAGACTGTAAGCTTCCTCTCCTGTTGAGCAGCCGGGCACCCATACCCTTATTTCGCTATCACTTTCCGTGCGTTTTACAAGCTCAGGGATAATATCTGTCTTTAAAACCTCAAAAGCCTCTTCATCTCGGAAGAAATTTGTAACACCTATTAAAAATTCTCTAAAAAGGATATGGACTTCACTTGGATTATTAAGAATATACTTATAATATTCATCAACATCAGCACATTTTGTAACAGCAAGTCGTCTTGCAATTCTTCTGCCCACAGTTGAAGGCTTATACTCTTTTAAAATCAACACCGTGTTTATTTTTAATGTGGTCAAAAATTTTATTTAAAATAGTATCTGATAACTCAATTCCATCTAAATCTTTTTTGGTAGAAGGGTGTCTTAAAATCACTTCAAGCTGAGAAGGCATTTCAGAAGGGTGCATAATAAAATCAACTATGCCTGTATTAATAGCAGCATTTGGCATACCATCAAATTTAGCTGACTTAGGGTCTTGAACAAATACTATTCCTCCATTCTGCTTAATAGCCCTGATACCTCTTGTGCCATCCGAGCCTGTGCCTGACAATATTATACCTACAGCATTTTTATCCTGGTCATCTGCCAAAGACCTTAAAAATATATCTATAGGAAAGTTTATACCCGTAGAATAATCAGGCTCTGTTAGCATAAATTTTCCATTTTCAATCTTCAAATTTTTTCTTGGTGTGTTCAAATATATATTCCCTGCTTCAGCAACCATGCCATCTTCTACCTTTTGCACAGGCAGTTGTGTCTTTTTAGATAAAATTTCGGTCATCATACTTTTATAGTCAGGGGAAAGGTGTTGGATTATAATAATAGCGTATTTACATTCTGCAGGCTCAGGAAGATTAATAATAAATTGCTCGATTGCCTCTAATCCACCTGCAGATGCACCAATACCTACATAAAATTCAGGCTCTCTATACGTTTTTTTCATCTAAACCTCCCTTTACGATTGGCAGATAAATATCTACAGTAGTGCCTTCCCCTTCTTTAGATGTAATCTCGATACGTCCTTTGTGGGATTCAATTATACCCTTAGCGCATGGAAGGCCTAATCCTTGAGTATGTGCCATCTCTTCTGTTGTAAAAAATGGTTCAAAAGCTTTTGCAAGGACATCTTTTGACATCCCTACACCATTATCTATTATTGAAATTTTTAAAGTATCATTATTTATCTTAGTTACCCTAAATATAATAGAGCCCTTATAATCACTTATATTTAAATCATATTTTTTTGCTACAGCTTTATTTGCATTACTCAATATATTTGAAATCGCTTCAGCAATAAGTGCTGTATCGATATTAAGCATAATATCTTTACAACTATCGTCAATTTCAAATTTAATATTATTTCCTGTAAGCTCGTTAAAATAAAGACGATTTTCTTCAAAAAAATTATAAAATTTGATTTCTTTTTCAAACATCCAATAGTTTTTTGTATATTTTAATAGATTTGAAACCAAAGATGCTATCCTTTCAACTGATTTTGATAGAATATCCAAATTTTTCTTTAACGATTTATCAGTAATTGTCATCTCAAGAAAATCCGCAGTGGCAAGAATTGGGGTAAGAAAATTATTTATATTGTGTGCAATCCCGCCGGTAAGATTGGACTAATGACTTTAGCCTTTCATTCTCCTCTTTTTTCTTAATAAGTTCAATTTTACTTGTAATATCAAGCATTATACCTACAAAATTAACCACGTTTCTATTTTTATCTAAAACAGGTAAAATATAAACATCAGCATGAAAAACCCTACCATCTTTAGTATTATTAATGAGGACACCATTCCAACTTTCCCCTGCCAAAAGTTTATCCCGCACCTGCCTGTATTTATCTGAAGGAGTTTCACATGAAAAAAGTATACTTGGCTTGAGTCCTACTACTTCTTCTCTGTCATAACCTGTTAACTAACTAAAAAAGCTATTAACATATTCAATGTTATTATCTTTATCTGTAATAATAACTGCTACTTGAGCATTTTCTATAATATCATAATATGTTTTTAATTTTAAATTGGTTAAGTAACAGTTTGTAATATCGTTTATCGTTAACCATAACCCTTCACTGCCATCAGGCAGTGTTGTAGATTTACCGTAAAGGGAAATATATTTGAGTTTACTTGATTTTAATCTTAACTCCAACCTTGTCACAAAAGGTTTTTTAAAGTAGTCTCTGTAGATAGCAGCAAGTTTATCTCTATTATCTTCATCGATAAAATTAAAAAAAGATGTATACCCTTTTCTGATAGGAGCATATTCTATGATATCTGTAAACGTGCTATTATACTCTAAGATAATACCTTTGTCATTTAGCGTCACATAACCTGCGGGAGCTTTATCATAGAGCTCAAAATATTTATTTCTCGCATCTTCAAGCTCTTGCTGTTTTAATTTTAATTCCTCGTTTTGTATTTCAAGCTCTTTTTGATGTACGATAATCTCATGTATTAATTCAAACACATCTTTATCTAAGTATTCACTTTTAGCACCTTCAGAATTGAATTTGCTTAAAAGTGCCTCAGCTTTTTCTCTAAGTTTTGACATAATCGCTCCCAATGACTATAACAGCATAATACATTTTATACCTATTTGAGAATATAATCAACTTAAAGAAAAAGATAATTTTATTCTAATCTTAAAGCTTTCTATCGATTCTCTTCTGTTTTCGTTTTCTCTTTTTTAATTTTTTACCCGGAAGAGAATAATCATCAAACTCTAAAATCTCTTCCCCTTTAACCGCACTGTAAAGGGCTTCTTCAAGCTTCATTGCAAACTTTTCCGACCTGATGGCCGTCACGCCCAATGCAGAAACGTAATTTATAATTTCATTGTCTGAAGTCACAACTACAACACCTCTATCTTTTGTTGCATAGTCCATAATATATCTATCAGCACTGACACCTGCATCGGTAAAAACTACACTGACCCCTTTTATCTGAAACTTATCAGCCCGCTCTCCGTCAAAAACCAACATGATTTTATGTTTTTTTATCTTTTTATAACTAAAGAGCATTTCAGCCAGATAGTCCCTTTCCTCCTCAAGAATCGAAAATGGTTCTTTATGAAAAATCTTAAAAAGTAGATTGTAACCATCAATGACAAGCTTCACAAGCGCTTTTAACCTCCTTTACCAATTGCTCTTTGCCTAATATTTCCAAAACTACCCCATCTGGCACATAGTCCTGTTTGACAACCGTCAAAGCAAATTTTTCAATAAGATAAAAAATATGTTGGGTCTTAGAAAAAGGGACAACAATAGTCGCTTTATAAACTTCCGCGGTATCAATCACCTTACAATTTTTCAAAGCAAGATTTGCTGCATCCGAGTATGCCTTTACTAGCCCCCCTGTACCAAGCAAAATCCCTCCGAAGTAACGAACCGTAAAAATTGCCACATTGTCTATTCCACTATAACTGAGCACATTTAATGTCGGTTTGCCTGCTGTCCCTTTCGGCTCTCCATCATCCGTAGATTTAAGATCAACATTGCCATATTCATCTGTCTTTTTATATGCCCACACAATATGCCGTGCTTTTGGATGCTCTTGTTTTAATAAATTCAATTTACTTTCAAAATAATCTACATGAACGGCATATGACAAAAACTTTGATTTTTTTACTTCTATTTCCGCAAAACCTTCTTCCGCTAAAATAATCATATCACTTGTCTTATATTTTAATTTTTTATTGTAAACTTATAGTCTTTGTAATATATTCCTGCAAGATGAAACTGTATAGAGACCTTGAAAAATTTAACACTACAACAGATACTGTTATAACCATAGGAAACTTTGACGGTGTCCACATAGGCCATCAAAAAATTATCGGTAAAGTTGTAGAGCTTTCTAAGAAATATAGTTTTGAGCCTGTGTTGTTTACATTTAACAATCATCCCATGAGCCATTTTGGTGCAGATATAGAGCTGATTATGCCTGAAAGCAAAAAAATGCAGCTAATCTTTGATAAAGGGATAAAACATCTTATAAGCATAGATTTTACGGATGAATTTGCAAGCATGCCTGCGGAGCTTTTTGTCAGAGAACTGCTCGTTAAGAAATTAAAAGCCAGATATATCGTCGTAGGATACGATTACAGATTTGGCAAAAAAAGACAGGGCGATTTTAACCTGCTTCATATGCTTTCGGCAAAATATGGTTATAACGCCATAAAAATCGATAAAGTTGAAATAGACAACATAACCGTTTCAAGCACCAATATCAGAAAGCTCATAAAGGAAGGTAATATTGAGCTTGCCAATAAAATGCTCGGAAGAGAATTTGATATGGAAGGGGTCGTTACCGATGGAGACAATCTTGGAAAACTAATAGGATACCCAACGGCAAATATCAATCATAACAATTATATAATCCCCAAGTATGGGGTCTATATCACAAAAACATTTATCGGGCAGCAGGAATACCCTTCTCTAACAAATGTAGGAATTAGGCCGACAATCGTGGATAAAAACGAACTAAGGATAGAAACATACATCCTTAACTTTGACAAAGATATTTATGGTAAAAATGTCAAAATATCCTTTCTCAAATACTTAAGGGAAGAGATGAAGTTTGACTCTTTTAACCAATTGAAAATGAAAATTGACGAAGATGTAAAAATTGCCAAGGAGTTTTTTAAATTAAAATGAAAATAGCTTTAGTTAGTTTAGGATGTCCTAAAAATCAAACAGATCTCGAATATCTTGTAGGGGATTTAAAGGAAGAAAGTTTTGAAATAACAAACAGCATACCTGAAGCCGATGCAGTAATAGTAAACACATGCGGATTCATTGAACCTGCGGTAAATGAAGCGATTGAAAATATTTTACAAGTAAGCAGAGAAAAGAAAAAAGATGCAAAGTTGATTGTAACAGGGTGCATGGTAGAAAGATACAAGGATGAATTTTCAAAAGAGTTTCCGGAAGTTGATTTTTTCACAGGGGTCGGAACCCTTTATAAAGTGAAAGATTTTCTTCAAAGTAAAGACAGTAAGGGTGAAGAGAAAAGATTTTACAGCAATAACAGATTGCTCCTCAATACCCCATATTACGCCTTTTTAAAAATCTCCGAAGGGTGCAACAATAACTGCTCCTACTGCACAATCCCTTCCATAAGGGGGAGGCTTGCAAGCAGAAACTTTAATGAAATTGTAGAAGAAGCAAAAAATCTGATAAAAAATAATGTAAAAGAAATTATCATAATATCACAGGACACTACCAAATATGGAATTGATATTTATAAAAAACCTCAAATAAAAGAGCTTTTAACCGAGATAACAAAAATTGAAGGGGACTTTAAAGTCAGGTTGTTATACCTTAACCCTGACGGTATAGATAATTCTTTTATAGATTTTGTTATAGGCAATGATAAAATTTTAAATTATTTTGAAATACCGATACAACATTTTAGCGATAAAATCCTTAATCTTATGAACAGAAAATCTGACTCGAATAAGATAAAACAGGTTTTTGAATATATCAGGGATAAAGATAGCTCATCCATCATCAGGACAACTGCAATCATAGGTTTTCCGCAGGAAACAGAAGAGGATTTTCTAAAATTGTATAATTTTATTGAAGACTATAAACCTGATTTTGCAGGTTTTTTCCCATACTATAAAGAAGATGGAACAAAAGCTGCCACCATGGAAAATCCAAATAGCAAAAGAGTTGTAAACAACAGACTCTCAAGAATAAAAAAGTTGCAAAAAAAGAATACAATGAATACGCTTAAAAAGCTGAAAAGAGGAACAATCCAATGTTATGTTGAAAAAACAAATGATGATTTTGAATTTATTTTGGAAGGCAGAGCTCTTTTTCAAGCACCTGAAATTGACGGGAAAGCATATTTTATTGATGGAATTGCAGACAAAGGTGTAGGACCCTACACTTGTAAGATAAAAAAAATTGTATATCCCGATATATATTGTCAAATATTAAATTGACTGTTATAATGGCAAATTTAAAGATAAACTGAAATTTAGGGGAAATTATGAATAAGATTTTTTTAGTTATGGCATTGACTCTTTTAATCATTGTTGGTTGCGGGAAAAAACCGGAGCCCAATAAATCCGCAGACGTTTGGCTAAAAGAGGGTTTAACATATTTTGAGAAGGGGAAATACAAGAAAGCAGCAGAGGCTTTCGAACAGTCTATTTTAGAGGCTGACAACCCGGAAATTGCCGCACAGGCTCAGCTTTTCCTTGCTGACTCATATTTTTTTCTAAATCAGTTTGATGAAGCGATTCCATCTTACGAGGAGTATTTAGATATATATCCTGATAATGAATATGCTAAGCAGGCCTTATATAGACTTGCACTTTGTTATTACAAACAGATTGACACAATAGACAGAGATCAAACAAACACAATCAAAGCCCTTGAAAATTTTCAAAAGCTTAAAGATAGATTCCCGGAATATGCAAAGACGGTAGAAACCAACGCTAAAATTAAAGAGCTGAGAGAGATGCTTGCGGAAAGGGAATACTATGTAGCAAAATTTTATTTGAGGACTAAAAAGTTTAGAGCGGCAGAAATGAGATTTAAAACTGTGCTTGAGAAATACCCTGACACCGAGATATTCCCAAAAGCAGCAATTGATTACGCAGAATATATTGTTGAACATTCAAACAACAAAACTGAAGCTATAGCAATACTTACCCAAGCTCTAAAAAATGAAAACGGTAAGAAATATTTAAAAAGCGTTAGCAACCTTTTAGGCAAGTTACAAGAAGAATTAAAAGTAAATTAATAAGGTATTAAAATGCAAAGAGAAAGCATTTTTCATCTAATGGAAAAAGGTAAAATCGCCTTTGATTCGGGAAAATATGAAGAAGCCAAAAAATATTTTGAAGAGTTTATTGAGCACAACAAAAACTTTGCTGACGTCTATTGTAAGTTAGGCTACATCTATTTTGTCAAAGATGAATACCATAAAGCAATAGATTTTTTTAAGCAAGCTGTAGAAATTAACCCTTCGTATACGGAAGCATTAATAAATCTTGCCACTTCTTTACAATATGTAGGGGAAAATGACGAAGCACTTAAATATATGAATCAACTAAAAAGTGTTACATACCTTGAAGGTATAGCGGACAAACACTGCCTTGGGAAAATTTCCAATATGCATGCGGAGATTGCAGATGCTTACGTAAGCCTTTTTCTTTACAAAAATGCAATAGATGAGTATGAAAAGGCCCTTGAGCTTAATCCGGGCTTTCCGGATATCAGGCTAAAATACGCAATAGCCCTGCGTGAGTATGGTGATTTTGAAAGAGCAATATTTGTTCTGGAAAACATTATTATGGAAATGGAAAGTTTTGTAGATGCATACGTTCAACTTGGTATTACTTACTACAAAATTGGCTACATCGGTTTTGCTATTTCTGCATGGAAAAAAGGGT
The window above is part of the Deferrivibrio essentukiensis genome. Proteins encoded here:
- a CDS encoding HAMP domain-containing sensor histidine kinase — encoded protein: MAHNINNFLTPILATADFLEMTITDKSLKKNLDILSKSVERIASLVSNLLKYTKNYWMFEKEIKFYNFFEENRLYFNELTGNNIKFEIDDSCKDIMLNIDTALIAEAISNILSNANKAVAKKYDLNISDYKGSIIFRVTKINNDTLKISIIDNGVGMSKDVLAKAFEPFFTTEEMAHTQGLGLPCAKGIIESHKGRIEITSKEGEGTTVDIYLPIVKGGLDEKNV
- a CDS encoding CheR family methyltransferase — translated: MGRRIARRLAVTKCADVDEYYKYILNNPSEVHILFREFLIGVTNFFRDEEAFEVLKTDIIPELVKRTESDSEIRVWVPGCSTGEEAYSLCLLINDYLEKNSLAKNIKVFATGIDKSALQTASKGLFPESIVSNIPNYYLGKYFIKQGNQYLISKKIRESIVFAEHNLLNDPPFTNLHMISCRNLLIYLKPDAQRKVFDIFHFSLKESGILVLGTSENVGDDKRFRPINAKVKIYETIGRTKILTSDRLKDKPSKNREVSEMQLYNNIDYSREIERLPGYSVKSIVENYFKLLAIVNENFDLIYIEGDAIPYFKFPSGSPSLNLSNILNNQFSVHVISAIRKVLNTKKNYRVNTIFTHDNSKINISIDFIYMESPKKIPYVIMVIVEGEEKKVINAKEIDLSLEKETFYKELEQELQITKENLQATIEELETANEELQAANEELLASNEELQSTNEELQSTNEELYTVNAELQEKILEKAEIQTYLENLLKHSETGLLILDNQLTIKRYSPKIKDIFKIIDSDIGRSIEHINHNIVDLDIYEIFRNIIKNQEDIEIEVKTEGGKYYKITSSFMELGLYEVKHGVIIKFEDITDIKEEKHFLKAKYHILSSISDNYKISGWYFDVLENRIYWTKGTYNVFGFKTANFREDASKYMNKVIENVDKPDLFKTSWDKAVKKGTPFELIFNYNTPKDEKLTIKIKCKAIKENKKVVAVVGTVAQVEAESK
- a CDS encoding PAS domain-containing protein; translated protein: MSKLREKAEALLSKFNSEGAKSEYLDKDVFELIHEIIVHQKELEIQNEELKLKQQELEDARNKYFELYDKAPAGYVTLNDKGIILEYNSTFTDIIEYAPIRKGYTSFFNFIDEDNRDKLAAIYRDYFKKPFVTRLELRLKSSKLKYISLYGKSTTLPDGSEGLWLTINDITNCYLTNLKLKTYYDIIENAQVAVIITDKDNNIEYVNSFFS
- a CDS encoding chemotaxis protein CheB, translating into MKKTYREPEFYVGIGASAGGLEAIEQFIINLPEPAECKYAIIIIQHLSPDYKSMMTEILSKKTQLPVQKVEDGMVAEAGNIYLNTPRKNLKIENGKFMLTEPDYSTGINFPIDIFLRSLADDQDKNAVGIILSGTGSDGTRGIRAIKQNGGIVFVQDPKSAKFDGMPNAAINTGIVDFIMHPSEMPSQLEVILRHPSTKKDLDGIELSDTILNKIFDHIKNKHGVDFKRV
- the asnS gene encoding asparagine--tRNA ligase, with the protein product MVYKSVKEFLNSESSINSIVVKGWVRTKRDNKHFCFLEINDGSCIKNLQVVADEGIEGYENIKNINTGASVNIYGDLIESLGKGQKWEVKANKIVLIGEADPEVYPLQKKRHSDEFLRQIAHLRPRTNKYGAIFRIRSEASFAVHNFFRERGFYYIHTPIITGSDCEGAGEMFRVTTLKEGEKITPEGLKDDFFGKAAYLTVSGQLNVENFACSLGKVYTFGPTFRAENSNTPKHASEFWMIEPEVAFATLKENMELAEDFVKYLISYLLKYSREDLELFFNFVDKGLEGKLNNVLDSSFERLEYRDAIKILEKSGKKFEFEVGYGKDLQTEHERYLTEEYFKKPVFVINYPKTIKPFYMYQNDDKKTVAAMDLLVPGVGELIGGSQREDRLDLLKKAINDLGMNEEDYWWYLELRKYGTVPHSGFGLGFERFLMFVTGVSNIRDVIPFPRTPKNLEF
- a CDS encoding lysine exporter LysO family protein, whose translation is MIFLMVIFTLLGIFTAQFGVLPDNLVEQSGSITEYSLYLLLLIVGYDIGRDKDAVIRLITKDKFAFLVPFGTVIGTLIGGLIASLFINLSANDSLAVSAGFGWYSLSAVIITKMKSADLGSIAFLANVFRELLSILLIPIIAKRVGPYVSIVPGGATTMDTTLPIIEKYAGESAAIVAFAHGFILSALVPVIVPIFL
- a CDS encoding LysO family transporter, which codes for MVKYLIFLSIGILFGIFAPEINGVKKIKNILMSISVLCLLFFMGVGIGKDPDLKSKIANFGLNALVISSFSILFSIIVVFIMVRAFRRHSK
- a CDS encoding ABC transporter ATP-binding protein, encoding MINLENIVKIFHKNTINENKAIKGINLNIQKGDFITVIGSNGAGKSTLLNIIAGNLIPDEGKIFINNKDVTKIPDYKRAAFIGQVFQDPLSGTAGNLTIEENLAIAQKRGKKRWFGRGVKNSDRKEFKKSLQVLGLGLENRLKDKVGLLSGGQRQSLTLLMATLVKPEILLLDEHTAALDPKTAAKIIELTEYFVDEYNLTALMVTHNMKQALSLGNRTIMMHEGEIILDIKSPERDKLTVKDLLEMFSKVRGEEIVDDKMLLN